In Hyalangium gracile, the sequence CGGCCACCTTGCCCTGCACGTCGTGGCCGCCGTTGTAGTCCCCGAGCAGGAAGAGGTTGAAGTCGTTCAGGCGGATCTGCGTGCCCTGCACCGTGATGGGACGCACGGCGGTGCTCGTGTGGCCCGCGTTGTCCGACACGGTATAGGTGATGGTGTACTGGCCGGCGCGCGTCTGATCGAGGTTGCTGGTGGTGATGATGCTCGAGGTCAGGTTGCCGGCGCAGAGGTCCGACGCCGTGGCGCCCGGATCCACGTAGGGCGAGCCGTTGCACGGCAGGACGGAGGGCCCGGGGAGGACCTGGATCTGCGGGGGCAGGGTGTCGCGCACGGCCACCGCGCGGCTGGCGCTGGCGCCATGGCCGGACGGGTCCGCCACCGAGTAGCTCACCGTGTAGTTGCCAGGCGTGCCCGAGCTGACGGAGCCGGTGGTGGTGACGGGCAGCGTCCCGGCGCAGACGTCGGTGGCCTTGGCGCCGGCATCGGAGTAGGGCGTGCCGCACTCGTGCTGGAGGCTGAGCGGGCCGTTGACGGTGAGGGTCGGCGGCAGCGTGTCCGCCACGCTCACCGTGCGGGAGACGGGAGGAGCGCTCCGGCCCGAGGGATCCGTGACGTTGTAGGTGAGGGTGTAGCTGCCCGGGGCGCCGGCGCTCACGGAGCCGGTGCGGGTGATGCGGCTGGTGATGTCTCCGAAGCAGGCGTCGTTGGCCGTGGCCCAGGGGTCGGTGTAGGGCGAGCCGCACTCCAGCGACTGGGTGGCCGGGCCGAGCAGCGTCAGCGTGGGCGGCAGCGTGTCGTTCACCGTCACCGTGCGAGCGCCATACAGCGTGGCCTTGTTCCCGGACGGATCCGTCGCGGTGTAGGTGACGAGGTAGCTGCCCGGCGCGTTCGGGTTGGCCGTGGTGGAGGTGACAGTGGAGACGGGGCCGGCGCAGGCGTCCGTCGCCGTGGCGCCCGGATCCATGTACGTGCTGCCGCACTCCACGGTCTGGTTCGGCGAGCCGTTCATGGAGATGATCGGGGGTAGCGTGTCACGCACGTTGACGGTGCGAGCCACCTCGGGGGCGGCGTTGTTGCTGGGGTCCTTCACGTTGTAGCGGAGCGTGTAGGGGCCGAGCACCAGGGTGTTCACCGTGCCGGTCTTCACGATCTGGCTCGTCAGGTTGCCGGCGCACTGATCGATGGCCGTGGCGCCCGGGTCGTTGAACGCCGAGGCGCACTCCTGGGGCATGGTGGCCGAGCCGTTGAGCGTCAGCGTCGGCCCCAGGGTGTCGGCCACGGTGACGGTGCGGTTGGGCGAGGTGCCCACGTTGCCGGACGGATCCGTCGCCTTGTAGTTGATGGTGTAGCTGCCCGTCGCGCCCATGTTGAGGGTGCTGACGTTGACGACGGCGGTCAGCGTGCCGGCGCACTGGTCGGTGGCCGTGGCGCCCGGGTCCGCGTAGGTGCCGCCGCACTCCGCCGTCTGGCTGGTGGGCGTGTTGAGCGTCACGGTGGGCGCCTGCCGGTCGCGGATGAAGACGGCGCGCGTCACCTCCTGGGCGGACAGGCCGGCCGCGTCCTTCACGTTGTAGCGGAGCACGTAGTCGCCCACGGTCTCGGTGTTCACCGTGCCGGTGCGGACGATCTTGCTGGTCAGCACGCCGTCGCACTGGTCGTTGGCGGTGGCCCCCTGGTCCATGTAGTTGTAGCCGCACTCGCGCGTCACATCGGTACCGATGCGGGTGATGACGGGCGCCAGCGTGTCGCTCACCGTCACCGAGCGCGTCGCGACCGCCGAGGTGTTCCCGGCCGAGTCCGCGGCCTGATAGCTCAGCGAGTAGGTGCTCGGGGCTCCCATGCTCACCGAGCCGGTGCGCGTGACGCTGCTCTGCGGCAGGGTCCCCTCGCACGCGTCGATGGCGCTGTAGCCCGGGTCGGCGTACGTGCCGTTCTTGATGCACTCCAGCGACTGGCTCAGCGGGGCGGTCAGCGTCACCGTCGGCGCCAGGGTGTCGCTCACGGTGACGGTGCGGTTGGGCGAGGTGCCCACGTTGCCGGACGGATCCGTCGCCTTGTAGTTGATGGTGTAGCTGCCCGGCGTGCTCGTGTTGACGGTGTTGGTGTTGACGACGGCGGTCAGCGTGCCGACGCACTGGTCATAGGCCGTGGCGCCCGGGTCCACATACGTGCCGGCGCACTCCACCGTCTGGGTGGTGGGCGTGTTGGGCGTCACGGTGGGGGCCTGCCGGTCGCGGATGAAGATGGTGCGCGTCACCTCCTGGGCGGAGCGACCGGCCGCGTCCTTCACGTTGTAGCGGAGCACGTAGTCGCCCACCGCCTCGGTGTTCACCGTGCCGGTGCGGACGATCTTGCTGGTCAGCACGCCATCGCACTGGTCGTTGGCGGTGGCCCCCTGGTCCATGTAGTTGTAGCCGCACTCGCGCGTCACATCGGTACCGATACGGGTGATGACGGGCGCCAGCGTGTCGCTCACCGTCACCGAGCGCGTCGCGACCGCCGAGGTGTTCCCGGCCGAGTCCGCGGCCTGATAGCTCAGCGAGTAGGTGCTCGGGGCTCCCATGCTCACCGAGCCGGTGCGCGTGACGCTGCTCTGCGGCAGGGTCCCCTCGCACGCGTCGATGGCGCTGTAGCCCGGGTCGGCGTACGTGCCGTTCTTGATGCACTCCAGCGACTGGCTCAGCGGGGCGGTCAGCGTCACCGTCGGCGGCCCCTTGTCCGTCACCGTCACCACGCCGGTGCACGCGGCCGAGTGGTTCGCCCGGTCCGTGCACGTCAGCGTCACGGTGGTGGAGCCGATGCCGTACGGGCCGGCCGGGCTCTGCGTGCAGCCCACCAGATCGTTGTCCACGTCGAACGAGCCGTTGTTGATGTCGGCGGCCATGCCGCAGGTGTTCGTCGCCTGCACCGTCACGTCCCGGCAGAGCGCGGTCGGCGGACGGTTCTGGGGGATGTTGGGGAGCTTGCAGAACGAGGTGCACGTGCCGATGGAGCCGGAGGAGTCACGGGTGCGGCCGTTGTCGATGCCGTTGTCGCACTCCTCGCCGAAGTCCGAGTCCACATGGCCATCGCCGCACCACTGGAGGTGGCACGTCCACGAGCAGGTCTGCCCGGGCAGCTGCCCGCCGGTGGCGGGGCTGCCGTTGATGCCGTCGCCCAGGTCGCACTCCTCGTTCCCCGAGGACTCGGGGATGCCGCAGCCGGCGCCCAGCGGCATCGCCCCGCGCACGAGCAGGTAGGGCGTGCCCGTGAAGGGGGTCGCGAAGCCAGGGTCGTAGGTGAAGTCGGTATAGGTCTTCTGTCCGGGCAGGGGCGCTCCGGAGGAGTCGATCGCGAGCGCCGTGAACGAGAAGGTGCGGTCCGGGTAGTAGGTGAACACCGAGCGCGCCGCGCAGCCGTCCAGGCCCGGGAGCATCCCATCCATCATGTCCCGGGAGATGAGATCATTGTGCATCTGGAAGATGTGTCCGTAGTCGGCGCAGACCGGCAGGCCCTGCACCCGGAAGTCGCCGAACGGCTCGAGCAGCGTCACCTGGGTGTTGGCCGGGGCGCTCTGGTAGGCGCAGCCCAGCGAGAGGTACATGCCGGTCGTGTACTGCACCGAGTTGAGGACGAAGCGGATGGCGCTCTCCACCAGCAGCTCGGTGCCGTTGGAGGATGCGTCCGTGGAGAGCAGGGCGACGTCTCCATCGACGATGGCGCCCCAGGTGTCGCGGTTGTCGATGGCGGCCTGGAACGCGGCGGTGCCGCTCTGGCACGCCGCGTCGCCGATGATGATGGCCCGGTAGGACATGAACTGCTCGGCCGTCAGCGTGCTCCACTTCTCGGGCGTGACGATCTCGGGCTCGATGCCGGCGTAGGTCCGCACCGCCTGGGCCTCGCGGCTGGTGGCGCCGGTGACGCTGCTGCCGAGGATCAGCACCTTGTTGGTGCTGCGCACCTCCTGGCGCGTGGTGTGGGGGGCGCTCGGAGTCGGCTCCGGCAGGGATGGGCTCGGGCTCTCACCACAGGAAACCGCGCTCAGCGCAGCTACCAGCAGGAGGGCTCTTGCTACGGCTCGCAGTGTCATTGGGGGTCCCCCTCGATGGGCTGCGCGGCGCAGTCACATCCGAGAACAGCTCCACACTGGGGTCCCAGGTAATCCTCGAGACAGCCGGGGATCCGCGTCCAGTGAGAGTTGTCGAAAAGCGTTGCTCGCACGGTGAAAAACGGCAAGCCGAAAAGAAAAGAAACTCGGGTGGTGGGGCGAGGGCCTACCCCCACGCGAGCCATCCGCGTGAATCATTCCGTGACGTCTGGATCAGGACGCTCGGGGCGGGGCTGGGTTGATCTCCCGAGCGAGAGCTGATCCGCGCACTTCTAGGGCTTGTAGACCTGGATGCGGGCCTCGGGGACGCGCCGGGCCAGGTGCTCCATGTGGCGAGCCACCTCGGTGAGGACGCGGGCCTTGTCGAGGGTGAGGAGCTGGCGGTCGCGCATGAGGATGCGGCCGTCGACCATGACGGTCTGCACGTCGCTGGCGCGGGCGCTGTACACGAGGCCTGCGGCGAGGTTGTGGGGCGGCTGCCAGTGGGCGCCGCGGGTGTCCACGAGGATGATGTCGGCGAGGAAGCCGGGGGCGAGCTGGCCGAGCCGATCCGCCATGCCGAGCACGGCGGCGCTGCCGCGCGTGGCGATGTCGAGCGCCTCGGGGATGGGGAGCACCTCGGGGTCGCTCGCGTCGTGCTTCTGCATCATGGCCATGAGGCGCAGGCTCTCGAGGATGTCGAGCGTGTTGTTGCTGACGGCGCCATCGGTGGCCAGGCCCACGGGGATGCCGACGCGGCGCAGCGCGGGGATGGGGGTGAGGCCCATGGCGAGCTTGAGGTACGTCTTGGGGGCGTGGGCGATGCCCACGTGGTCTCGGTAGCGGGCCAGACGGGCGGTGTCCTCGGGGAGCAGGCCGCAGCCATGGGCGATGATGACGGGGACGCTGAGCACGCCCGTGTCGTCGAGGACCTGGATGGGCGTCATCTCGCGGCGCTCGAGGCTGGCGCGGGTCTGGTTCATGTCCTCGGCGGCGTGGATGTGGATGCCGACGCCCAGTCGCTTCGCGTGCTCGACGGAGGCGCGCAGGAAGCCGTCGTCACAGGTGTAGGGGGCGTGGGGCGCCATGCAGGTGGTGATGCGGCCGTCGGCGCCGCCCTTCCAGCGCTGGACGAACTCGGCGGTCTCGTCGAGCACCTTGCGGCCGCGGCTGGCGAAGACGGCCCAGCCGAGGTGGGCGCGGGTGCCGGCCTGCTCGACGGCGCGGGCCACCTGATCCATGAAGAAGTAGTGGTCGGCGACGGTGGTGACGCCGCCCTCGATCATCTCGATGAGGCCCAGCTGCATGCCCCAGTACACGGCCTCCTCGGAGAGGTTGCTCTCGAGGGGCCAGATGAACTCGTTGAACCAGCGCTCGATGGGGACGTCCTCGGCGAGGCCGCGGAAGAGCACCATGGGGACATGGGAGTGGGTGTTGATGAGCCCGGGCATGGCGAGCTGCTCGTGGCATTCGATGACGGTGACGTCGGGCTCGGGAGGCTGGCCGGTGGGGCGGATGGCGGAGATGCGGTTGCCCTGGACGAGGATGTCCTGGTTGCGCGCGATGGTGGGCACGCCGCGCTCACCGGGCACGAGCGCGTGACAGTTGCGGAAGAGGGTGTTCGTCATCGAGGGCTCGTGGCTGGAGGGAGCGGCTGGCGTGAAGGAGAGGAGGCTGCACTCGAGGCGACTGCTCGTGTACACGTAGCAGAGACGCGCCCTTGGCTACACCCCCTGCCTTGACCTGAAGCGCCCACGCTTGATTGAAAGGACGCGGCCATGCCTCACCGAACGTGCAGCGTCCTCCTGCTCCTGCTCTCAGCCTGCGCCACGATGGCTCCGAGTCCGGGAGAGCCGGAGGTTCCGAGCCCGAAACTCGCCAATCTTCAGCGTGCGGCACTGTACCCCTGGACGGATGAGGGGCAGTGCGTGGTGCGCGAAGCCTCCAACGAATGGCCCGTCCTGGCGGAGCGGTGCTTTCACGCGCTCGAGCGCGACAGGGTGAGGTTCCGGGATGTCTCCGGGAGATGCGCTGTCGCCTCTGCGCCTGCGGCAGCGGTTGCCGTGCCCATGGCCGTAGCGCTCTGCGTCTTTGCGTCGCCGGTAGTCGTCACTGGAGCAGTGATTGTGATTGGAACCGTGGTGGTGGCGGTTGTCATCAAAGAAGGGCTGGATGCTCATGAGCGGAACGCATCCCGTGAGCGCGCGAAGCGCACGGCTCAGACACGACCATCCAGTGAGCAGGAACCGGTAGCGAACAGAGAGCCAACGCCGAGGGGCTTGGGTCGGGACTGGCTCCCACCCGCAACATCCGACCCCTCGGAACGCCCGGAGTGTGAGCCCATCCCGGTGCGGCACGCGGGCGAAGATGTCCCGCATAACGAGTGCGCCGATAGGTTTCCGCCCAATCGTTATCCCGGCATGGATGTACTCGTGGGCGATGAGCGCTTCGATGCGCTGCAGGTCGGCGTGCGCGTGCTGTGGGAGATCAAGACCCATCAATTCGACACATACAATGACTTCATC encodes:
- a CDS encoding immunoglobulin-like domain-containing protein → MRSTNKVLILGSSVTGATSREAQAVRTYAGIEPEIVTPEKWSTLTAEQFMSYRAIIIGDAACQSGTAAFQAAIDNRDTWGAIVDGDVALLSTDASSNGTELLVESAIRFVLNSVQYTTGMYLSLGCAYQSAPANTQVTLLEPFGDFRVQGLPVCADYGHIFQMHNDLISRDMMDGMLPGLDGCAARSVFTYYPDRTFSFTALAIDSSGAPLPGQKTYTDFTYDPGFATPFTGTPYLLVRGAMPLGAGCGIPESSGNEECDLGDGINGSPATGGQLPGQTCSWTCHLQWCGDGHVDSDFGEECDNGIDNGRTRDSSGSIGTCTSFCKLPNIPQNRPPTALCRDVTVQATNTCGMAADINNGSFDVDNDLVGCTQSPAGPYGIGSTTVTLTCTDRANHSAACTGVVTVTDKGPPTVTLTAPLSQSLECIKNGTYADPGYSAIDACEGTLPQSSVTRTGSVSMGAPSTYSLSYQAADSAGNTSAVATRSVTVSDTLAPVITRIGTDVTRECGYNYMDQGATANDQCDGVLTSKIVRTGTVNTEAVGDYVLRYNVKDAAGRSAQEVTRTIFIRDRQAPTVTPNTPTTQTVECAGTYVDPGATAYDQCVGTLTAVVNTNTVNTSTPGSYTINYKATDPSGNVGTSPNRTVTVSDTLAPTVTLTAPLSQSLECIKNGTYADPGYSAIDACEGTLPQSSVTRTGSVSMGAPSTYSLSYQAADSAGNTSAVATRSVTVSDTLAPVITRIGTDVTRECGYNYMDQGATANDQCDGVLTSKIVRTGTVNTETVGDYVLRYNVKDAAGLSAQEVTRAVFIRDRQAPTVTLNTPTSQTAECGGTYADPGATATDQCAGTLTAVVNVSTLNMGATGSYTINYKATDPSGNVGTSPNRTVTVADTLGPTLTLNGSATMPQECASAFNDPGATAIDQCAGNLTSQIVKTGTVNTLVLGPYTLRYNVKDPSNNAAPEVARTVNVRDTLPPIISMNGSPNQTVECGSTYMDPGATATDACAGPVSTVTSTTANPNAPGSYLVTYTATDPSGNKATLYGARTVTVNDTLPPTLTLLGPATQSLECGSPYTDPWATANDACFGDITSRITRTGSVSAGAPGSYTLTYNVTDPSGRSAPPVSRTVSVADTLPPTLTVNGPLSLQHECGTPYSDAGAKATDVCAGTLPVTTTGSVSSGTPGNYTVSYSVADPSGHGASASRAVAVRDTLPPQIQVLPGPSVLPCNGSPYVDPGATASDLCAGNLTSSIITTSNLDQTRAGQYTITYTVSDNAGHTSTAVRPITVQGTQIRLNDFNLFLLGDYNGGHDVQGKVAVAGNLFLDRFTVGAGLHETNTSQVLVVGGNLTLNHGGVWGDTWYGGTYSADADVVFHRGTLTKGTPINFASRFSELRTLTSQLAGMAINGTTTRESWGGIILKGTHPTVNVFNVNASDFVGATTLSTSAPPNSLAIINIRGTSATINGIGFAFSGGLDQRTVLFNFPDATTINAHGIGFPGTVLAPYANITFNNGSWDGGIYAVSLTGNAEGHINPLPDQGICQ
- a CDS encoding amidohydrolase, with translation MTNTLFRNCHALVPGERGVPTIARNQDILVQGNRISAIRPTGQPPEPDVTVIECHEQLAMPGLINTHSHVPMVLFRGLAEDVPIERWFNEFIWPLESNLSEEAVYWGMQLGLIEMIEGGVTTVADHYFFMDQVARAVEQAGTRAHLGWAVFASRGRKVLDETAEFVQRWKGGADGRITTCMAPHAPYTCDDGFLRASVEHAKRLGVGIHIHAAEDMNQTRASLERREMTPIQVLDDTGVLSVPVIIAHGCGLLPEDTARLARYRDHVGIAHAPKTYLKLAMGLTPIPALRRVGIPVGLATDGAVSNNTLDILESLRLMAMMQKHDASDPEVLPIPEALDIATRGSAAVLGMADRLGQLAPGFLADIILVDTRGAHWQPPHNLAAGLVYSARASDVQTVMVDGRILMRDRQLLTLDKARVLTEVARHMEHLARRVPEARIQVYKP
- a CDS encoding DUF6310 domain-containing protein, producing MPHRTCSVLLLLLSACATMAPSPGEPEVPSPKLANLQRAALYPWTDEGQCVVREASNEWPVLAERCFHALERDRVRFRDVSGRCAVASAPAAAVAVPMAVALCVFASPVVVTGAVIVIGTVVVAVVIKEGLDAHERNASRERAKRTAQTRPSSEQEPVANREPTPRGLGRDWLPPATSDPSERPECEPIPVRHAGEDVPHNECADRFPPNRYPGMDVLVGDERFDALQVGVRVLWEIKTHQFDTYNDFIRDREIEKEIVQLHEERNAAIACGYDFVVGVSTEAHRQALLDRDPEFNIVVTGCPR